Genomic window (Zingiber officinale cultivar Zhangliang chromosome 2B, Zo_v1.1, whole genome shotgun sequence):
TATTACTTCGGAAAGTTGTTAAATACCGAAGTAGTAACGTCGTGAATACAATTTTTAGTGTTTACTCCGAAGTAATAGTACAAGAGTTAACTTTTATTTTGAGACCACTTTTATTTCCCCCCACTTTTTCGTTTTCTTGGGTTAGGGCTTCCCTCTGCCGAAATTGAGTtgttggacctcctcttccttccccttcatttCAATCCTCTCTGTTCCCCCTCGTTAGGGCTTCCGATTTGGAGTCTTAGGCAACAGAGACGAAGGTTTCCTCGTTAGGGCTTCCGAAATAAGGTTTGGCAACTTGAACTTTCTTACGCAGGGTTTAGGTTGCAAGTGTTTGAGATATACCGTATGTTTTCAATTTGACAGAGCTAGTGGAAGGCTGAGGTCcaggtttctttcctttgatttctttttcttattcttcttctttttctcctcctttattttgcaaaatcatgttttagacggtctccaatttgttgtaggtttggtgctattcttccaaaaaagacaagtgtttggaatttttttttgctttttttttcagtctctatgtttacgaggtcattacctaaagggttgattcatgatactttcttgGAGTAGATACTTCTGTTTTCGGTTGTTCTTTATTTGGTTTGTTGTTGTGGATCGTGTATTATGGGATTGATTTCTGTTGTGAAAGTTTATACCAATTAAAATTGTTGGTTTTTGATGTAGAAGAATGCATTTCAGCTGcacaaatatagatttttattaagcactgacaatacttcatgagatttatgttggttgctactcggaaaacctataggttccactgtacaaaaattttgtacaaaggtctgaaccttttcctagctaccatgtgttcttttaaattaaattttggatcgcctgcggaacttaacacgtttgatccaaaacttaatctatttgttcttttaggttttgacttggatctcctgcagaacttaacacgtttgacccaagtctccttaagttattaattccattaaatattaattttcataattggttcccagtactgacgtggcgaggcacatggccttcttggatatgggagcaaccaccaccgactagacaaaaccttttatagaaagctaatatttaatttcctaaaataactttaggttaaccaaagagaacaatcaaatcacaaggaaaagaaaaaacaaaagaacacaacatcgaaaaacatattcgaaattctagaacgtaagactcttgtatttggtattatttccataagtaactagcatgatgcggaaagaaaaattactagttataccttgtagaaaaacctcttgatcttctaccgtattcctcttctaacctcagacgttgtgtaggcaacgatcttctgagatgagaaaccaccaagcaccttcttctcctcctagctgggttcggccaaaacaagaaagcttcgccaaggaagaagagaaacaccaaccaagctctaagagatgcaagcttcctctcctccttcttcttcttctccaagtagtatccggcctccacaagagctccaagcaatagagagtttcggccaccacaaagaggaagaagagaagagatgatggccggccacaacaccaaggaaaagagggagagaaaataatagaggttgtgtctcatgaaggcaccctcacccattcttttatattccttggcctaggcaaattaggaaatttaattacaataaaatttcctcaatttccttgatatgatttaattgagaaaaataaaataaaatttcccaaataaacctacattggccggccacatcattggagaacaaattggataagtttcaatcaacaattaaaacttcctaatttattttcggaaattttaaaaaataaaatttctctttaaaaatctcttcatggttgataaaaggaaatttctataattttaattttatcaacatgtgaataattttaaagagaaaataaaatatctcaccaatctacaaataaggaaagagatctaatctctttctttaatcttttgtagagagagatattttaattttaattctctttaaattatttcttccaaataataaaaattaaaattaaaattcttttttaatttaatttggccggcccccactagcttgggttcaagctagggccggccacccaaattcatacctaggccggcccctagcttgtttcccaagctagcttggccgacccctattgggtgggtatagaaggtgggtataggtgggtatagaactctacaaataagaggctacgatagggaccgagaggaggaattggttttggtctcccgataaaattaagcatcccgtgttcgccccgaacacacaacttaattttatcaatgataattcattccactagagaactatcattgaactaccgcaccaatcccaaattacatttttgggctccttcttattatgagtatgttagtctccctgtgtttaagatatcgaatgtccactaattaagtgagttactgacaactcatttaattaatatctaagtccaagagtagtaccactcaaccttatcgtcatgtcggactaagtccacctgcagggtttaacatgacaatctttatgagctcctcttgaggacattatcaacctagtatctctaggacacagtttccttttataatcaacaacacacactataagtgataccatttcccaacttatcgggtttattgattcatcgaactaaatctcacccattgataaattaaagaaataaatatcaaacatatgtgcttgttattatattaggattaagagcacacacttccataataactgaggtctttgttcctttataaagtcagtataaacgacctctaatggtcctactcaatacactctgagtgtactagtgtaattatatagtcaagataaactaatacctaattacactacgaccttctaatggtttgttcctttccattttagtcgtgagctactgtttataatttataaggtactgataacatcatcttctgcatgtgacaccacatactatgttatctacaatataaattatatgaacaactacaaacaaatgtagacaatttgaccaaatgtgattctttattcataatgaatgtttacaaagcttaggctttcagtatacactccagcaatctcccacttatactaatgactaagctgccatatcttctaccatacatctgattcccatttcctccacatgccgatcgaaagctttcgccggaagggccttagtgaaaggatctgacaggttatccgctgatgcaatcttggcgatgacaacttctcctcgcttcacgatatctcgtatcaggtggtacttgcgctctatatgtttacttgccttatgggctcgtggtttcttcgagtttgcaactgcaccactattatcacaataaattgtgatgattttgggcaaaccaggaatcacatctaagtccattagaaagttcttgagtcatactgcttctttagctgcctcagaggctgctacatactcagcttccatggttgagtccgaaacgcatttctgcttaacactcctccatgaaatggctccacctcctaaagtaaacacatagcctgatgtagacttattgttatccctatctgaaAATCAACGTGTAACCCACTGGGAGCAGATCGTcgccttggtaaactagcatataatctctagtccttttcggtactttaatatatgctttaccacggtccaatgtccttgtccaggttactccgatgtctgctgaccatgcccacggcagatcggtctcgtatatagcattgcatacattaggcttcctgaAGCATAAGagcgctttcatgtcctctatctcttcgatgtctttggagacatctctttagatagagctactccatgtctaaaaggtaagaaacctttcttggaatcctgcatgctaaaacgagcaaggattgtatctatatatgaaacttgggacagacacaacattcttttcttacgatcccttataactttgatcccaagaatatgtgcacaatctcctaagtccttcatatcaaattgtttggacaaccatacccttacgtctgataataccttgacattgttgccaattaacaaaatatcatctacgtatagtacaagaaataccaccacgtttccgttacacttcttatatacacaagactcatccggactttgaataaatccatatgactggattacttcattaaaccggatgtcccaagatcttgaagcttgctttagtccataaatggaccgattgagcttgcacacaagatgctctttgcctttttcaataaatccttctggttgcttcatatggatgttttcttcaagacttccattaaggaaagctgtcttgacatccatttgccaaatctcataatccatatgagcagcaatggataagagtatccggatagacttaagcatggctaccggtgaaaaggtttcctcataatcgattccctctttctgagtgtaccctttcgcaacaaacctagctttgaaggtttctaccttcccgtctgtccctcttttccttttgtagatccacttgcatccaacggcttttacaccatcaggtggttctacaagctcccagaccttattagagtacatagactctatttcagaattcattgtcttttgccaagatgctgcatctatatcttggagtgcttcgtcatatgttcgtggatcaggttcatgttttcccgggatcaattccgaagactctcccaaaaacatgaacctttcaggctgccttacaaccctacgacgaggcactgtctgtggttgtgtatcatgtgtgacacgtgttgcagtctcttgtggtacttcatcttgtactgttggtactgaagtagacatgtcctctctaagttcttccaaaacaactttgctactgggcttgtgatccattatatagtcttcttctaaaaactgggcattggtgctaacaatgaccttctggtctttaggactataaaataaaccacctttcgttcctttgggatatcctacaaacacgcgaacttctgtacgggattctaacttatcagcatctggtttcagcacatgtgctggactaccccaaatccgaatatgtcttagactgggttttcgcccattccataattctatgggagtaaaagaaactgatttagaaggtactaagttcagaacgtatactgctgtttccagagcatatccccaaaacgaatttggtaattctgaataactcatcatcgatctaaccatctccataagagtcctgttccttcattctgctacaccattctgttggggtgttccaggtgcagacaattgggattgaatcccggcctctgataagtaattcctaaactctcctaagaggtattcgccaccacgatcagatcgtagtgtcttgatacttttacctaatcgtttctccacatcagccttgtattctttgaacttatcaaagcactcggacttgcggcgcattaggtaaatgtatccgtatcttgaataatcatctatgaaagagacaaaatattcaaaacctcctctcgcttggacagacataggaccacataaatcagagtgaaccaattctaacacttctttggctctataccccttggccttgaacgaccttttggtcattttaccttctaagcaggattcacaagttggaaaattttccaactctaatgaactcaaaagtccatcggctataagcttctgaatcctacttaagttaatatgaccaagccttagatgccaaagatatgcttggttcatttccgaaggttcttttctcttattagaattagaagatgagttataaatttccatgttttgctttgtggaagaaattggatttaaagtatacaaattgccaactaatgcaccagaacagataatcactttatttcttttaataactacatcgttactgaaagaaactgaatatccatctaaaaacagtttagaaactgaaattaaattctttctaaagctggtacataaagacaatttcttaaaaccaaattttatttctactaaaagataagtaggcgtctcccacgcagttgccaccttagtagcattgcccatgtgacggtaatctcccttcagatagtcgtcgggtttctggaacccctcaaggaattgcagacatgatcgatggctccgtatctacacacaggtgctggtagataacacgctaaacatgtttcaacaactagagcatgagatatacctttgttttggttcttacgaggacatccGCCTCCAATGTCTAgcttgcttgcagatgaagcacttgcccttgacttcttcactcCATTTAAATcacgtactctgagatttattcactttctttcttgagccgacttgtttcttcttcttcttctttcctctcggtttagaagtagaaccattttcaaaagtgaatttgagaattatgtgAAATAATCCTTTATCCTTGAAGTTCCGTtagtagtttccctaatgaataaatccttttattcatattatagttcagtgagctgctcaaaacttctaggtagcgttggaggatcatatcgatctgggtttccccatcaatttctcctccaaggatcatctcgttcggataagccatcattttaggatatgatcccttacagagtaccctcttgcatggtggctgtcattatctttctcatagcttcttgtctagaagccctatccgatgaccaaagagttccttgagattgttcataatatcataagttgttggtaaatcttgatgttgcaatacatttgacattgaagccaaaatgtaacaccgcgccatctcatacgcctttacccatctcttatgatattcaatctcctcttgggtagattcacctgGGTGCATCAGAGCCTTACTTTTACAAACTAATTTATAACTTTCAGAAGAACAATGTcccggtttcttttccaatctatgtaattaggtccgataagtctattttgttgaagtatgatgggcgatgggttgaaagtcatcctaagaatcacaaataacttttggtcagaactctaaatttagaataatattgattcctcaaacaatactattttaaattaaccaacacctcataacaccgtgaattttgtatgccacgttagtgtggacgtatacaaattcaacatttgtaaaaggagggttttaacccattaattttattatcttgtcaacctaactttttgacaaataaaattaatagttggtattatttggtcacacaaataatggcagtgactccgttggggaggatactattggatgtgtctaagtgtataccattacttgacactaagtccattaataagattatgccccttccgttggggaagatcacatgctcttaattaacttcctatagtcatccataaatttaagtctgttctagtgatccgcaaacaagctcatccgttatggaggaaggcactcagagccaacgcgcaagcttgtttgcatcacttacaaaccagtaatggagaccatgggatttacttaaaaatccctctcccacttagttatttataaataaggaattttaactatgctagcctacttaacttgtaaactaacatgcacacatagcacaatataaaagcaataaatagaaaatctaattttcaactattatggcttttatctctagttgtcctccgtgtgttgtcatcccaagctgctgccatatttggccaccgctaccgggtctagctgtcgcatccatcttgctcctattgcgcctctggtccttagaaggttccacgcattgcaagattcgatccgcgacataaatagaattttacatttttgatcctatattccataaaaggaatgtacatgtatctagatcaaaaataaaatcctaataaaactaaatatagctcctgctgtattttaatacaatcatgcacacacatataaatgcccttgacatgtccaagggtctaatcacacacataataactaaaagccataatagttggatcctgcatccacaaagttagcacatcctactattaacctgcctaaattatgtatgacatgtgcataattaaactaaatactaaatacacagaggcaaaaccctagctctgataccaattgttggttgctactcggaaaacctataggttccactgtacaaaaattttgtacaaaggtctgaaccttttcctagctaccatgtgttcttttaaattaaattttggatcgcctgcggaacttaacacgtttgatccaaaacttaatctatttattcttttaggttttgacttggatctcctgcggaacttaacacgttcgacccaagtctccttaagttattaattccattaaatattaattttcataattggttcccagtactgacgtggcgaggcacatgaccttcttggatatgggagcaaccaccaccgactagacaaaaccttttatagaaagctaatatttaatttcctaaaataactttaggttaaccaaagagaacaatcaaatcacaaggaaaagaaaaaacaaaagaacacaacatcgaaaaacatatttgaaattctagaacgtaagcctcttgtatttggtattatttccataaataactagcatgatgcggaaagaaaaattactagttataccttgtagaaaaacctcttgatcttctaccgtattcctcttctaaccttggacgttgtgtgggcaacgatcttccgagatgagaaaccaccaagcaccttcttctcctcctagctaggttcggccaaaacaagaaagcttcaccaaggaagaagaaaaacaccaaccaagctctaagagatgcaagcttcctctccttcttcttcttcttctccaagtagtatccggcctccacaagagctccaagtaatagagagtttcggccaccacaaagaggaagaagagaagagatgatggccggccacaacaccaaggaaaagagggagagaaaataatagaggttgtgtctcatgaaggcaccctcaccccttcttttatattccttggcctaggcaaattaggaaatttaattacaataaaatttcctcaatttccttgacttgatttaattgagaaaaataaaataaaatttcccaaataaacctacattggccggccacatcattggagaacaaattggacaagtttcaatcaacaattaaaacttcctaatttgttttcggaaattttaaaaaataaaatttctctttaaaaatctcttcatggttgataaaaggaaatttatataattttaattttatcaacatgtgaataattttaaagagaaaataaaatatctcaccaatctacaaataaggaaagagatctaatctctttctttaatcttttgtagatcttttataagagagatattttaatttaaattctctttaataaattatttcttccacataataaaaattaaaactaaaattcctttttaatttaatttggccgacccccactagcttgggttcaagctagggtcgaccacccaaattcatacctaggccggccctagcttgttcccaagctagcttggccggcccctattgggtgagtatagaaggtgagtataggtgggtatagaactctacaaataagaagctacgatagggaccgagagcaggaattggttttggtctcccgataaaattaagcatcccgtgttcgccccgaacacacaacttaattttatcaatgataattcattccactagagaactatcattgaactaccgcaccaatcccaaattatatttttgggctccttcttattatgagtgtgttagtctccctgtgtttaagatatctaatgtccactaattaagtgagttactgacaactcatttaattaatatctaagtccaagaatagtaccactcaaccttattatcatgtcggactaagtccacctgcagggtttaacatgacaatctttatgagctcctcttaaggacattatcaacctagtatctctaggacacagtttccttctataatcaacaacacacactataagtgataccatttcccaacttatcgggtttattgattcatcgaactaaatctcacccattgataaattaaagaaataaatatcaaacatatgtgcttgttattatattaggattaagagtacacacttccataataactgaggtctttgttcctttataaagtcagtataaaagaaacgacctctaatggtcctactcaatacactctgagtgtactagtgtaattatatagtcaagataaactaatacctaattacactacgaccttctaatggtttgttcctttccattttagtcgtgagctactatttataatttataaggtattgataacatcatcttctgcatgtgacaccacatactatgttatctacaatataaattatatgaacaactacaaacaaatgtagacaatttgaccaaatgtgattctttattcataatgtatgtttacaaagcttaggctttcagtatacactccaataattTATGAGTCATCCCATGCTTTCGTTCTTTATATATCCACATATTGTACAAAATACGCATTATTTTTCTTCATGATGAGTAGAAAATATTGACAGCTGTTGGAATGAGTATAAAATACGGAACTGTGCTTGATATGAATTTGACTACCTTTTTGCAGTCTTATTCTAACTTTTGCTTAACATATATGTAGTATTTTCAGGTTTTGATCAAAGAACACATTGAGCTAGCGGTAAATAATTTTAGCACGATAATTCTGAAGAAGTTTCTTGGGATTCTGTTGTACTATAATGGATAAATCCTGGATTTACTTAGATAGGAGGTCCAAAGAGTATGAGGAGGGTGTGGAACAATTCATTAGAAGTTGTTTGCAGAATCCACATATCGACCCCAATTTAATTcattgtccttgttgcaaatgtatGAATCTTAAAAAGGGAGCGGTTATGTGGATTCGGGAGCATCTTTACTTCAATGGTTTcagtaaaaattatttgaattggattTGGCATGGCGCGGCTGCGGAGAAGGATAGATTAAATTCGAGTGTCAACCAAGAGCCAACTGATAATTGTCATGATGATTTTGAAACTGTTAATTTGTGTGAGGCAGCGTATGGTAACCATACAGAAAATCCAGAACCATTTATGAAGTTTTTGGAGGAAGCAGAGAAGCCATTGTATAAGGGATGCAAACGTCACACAAAGTTGAGTGCACTTGTAAAACTATACAATACCAAAGCAAGGCATGGGAtgagtgatgctctattttcagATCTACTAGCAGATTTTGGGGACATACTGCCAGATAACCACAATCTGCCATCGTCAATTTATGAAGCAAAGAAGACGTTGAGTTGTTTGGATTTGAGTCATGAAAAGATTCATGCTTGTTCCAATGATTGCATCCTTTATAGGAAACAATATAAAGACTGCGTAAGCTGCCCGAAATGTGGCTTATCAAGATGGAAGCTAACCAAGAAAAATGTTGAGAAGAAAGGTGTTCCTGCCAAAGTGGTTTGGTATTTCCCTCCCATACTAAGATTTAagcgcatgtttaaatctttagaaACTTCCAGAAATTTAACATGGCATGCAGATAGCACAAGAGTTGTTGGTCAGTTACGCCATCCAGTTGATTCACCGTCATGGAAATTGGTGGATCATATGTGGCCCGACTTTGGAAGTGAGGCAAGAAATATTCGCCTGGCACTTGCAGCCGATGGAATTAATCCTCACAGCAATCTTAGTAGTCGCTACAGTTGCTGGCCAATCATGCTGGCCACATATAATTTGCCTCCAGACATGTGCATGAAAAGGAAATTCATCATGCTAACGATGCTCATTTCAGGGCCGAAACAGCCTGGAAACAATATCGACGTCTACCTTGAGGTTCTGGTTGATGATTTGCAGCTGTTGtgggaaggagttgatggagtTTATGATGCTTATCGAAGGGAGGTTTTCACTCTTAAAGCAGTTCTTTTATGGACCATCAACGACTTTCCTGCATATGGTAACCTTAGTGGATGTACTACACATGGTTATTACGCATGCCCAATATGTGGTGAGGATACTTATGCAAAGCACTTACAAAATGGGAAGAAAATGCCATTTGCTGGGCATAGACGATTCCTACCACGATTTCATCCATATCGGAGGCAAATAAAGGAGTTTAATGGCATGGAGGAACTTGGTGAAGCAGGTAGGCCATTATCTGGAATTAAGTTGTTTGACAAGCTTTCAGACATAACATGTGAGTTTGGAAAGAAAACAAGTGTGAaggggaaaataaggaaaaaagcaAAGGAGAATATCGTGGAAGACATTGCAGAAGAAAAGTATGTTGGAGCTATAAATTTCAGTAaatgttggaagaagaagtcaatTTTTTTCAATCTTCCATACTGAAAATACCTACATGTTAGGCATTGTCTCGATGTTATGCACATTGAAAAAAACGTTTTCGAGTCTCTGATTAATACTTTGATGAACATCAAGGGAAAAACCAAGGACAATGTGGCAGCTAGGTTGGACATGGTTCAGATGGGAATTAAGCCTCAATTGGCTCCTAAAATTGGTGAGAAAAGAACATATCTACCTCCTACAGCATGCTCATTCACAAAAAATGAGAGATTACAAGTATGTAGGTCATTAATGGATATAAAAGTTTCGGAAGATTTCTCATCAAACATGAAGAATCTTGTCTGCATGGATGAGATGAAGCTGAGTAGCTTGAAATCACATGATTCTCATGTTATAATGCAGCACTTCCTGCCAATAGTCATACGTAATTCTCTGCCAAAATATGTTAGATATGCTGTCATAAGATTATGCTTCTTCTTCAAAGATATTTGTTGCAAGATTATCGATGTAGCCAAGTTAGATAAGCTGCAATCTGACTTGATCGTTACACTCTGCTTATTGGAGCAGTATTTCCCCCCTTCTTTCTTCGATATCATGCTCCACTTAACAGTTCATCTTGTTCGTGAAGTCCAATTACGTGGACCAGTCTACTTCAGatggatgtacccatttgaaagatgcaTGAAGGTGTTGAAAAGTTACGTAGGCAGTCGAAAATATCCGAAAGGTTGCATTGTTCGGAGATATACAGCAGAAGAAGCAgttgaattttgttcagaatatCTCAATGACCTTGATCCTGTTGGGGTCCCTAAATCACTACGTGACATAAACGCAAGCATTCCTGGATTCTCAGCAAGCAATTCATCAATCATCGTCCAACAAATTGATCTCCAACAAGCACACTTGACTGTTCTAGAAAATACAGAAGAAATATCTCCATACATTATGTAAGTGTACTGCATAACTAATAATTATATGTATTTGGCAGTCCATATGTATTCATGAAAATAAAACTTTAGAAGTTTACTTCTTCAGTGAACACAAATCCTTCTTGAAGACAATGTTTCCCAAGAAACAGAAAGATGCAAGGTGGATACAAGATGCTCATAATAAGAGGTTCATTGACTGGTTTTGTGCAAAGGTGATGTAGAAGATGCTAACATACAATATTTGTTAATTATTGTTTTGATCACACTAATTAATAGGAATGCATGTCAGGTG
Coding sequences:
- the LOC122048759 gene encoding uncharacterized protein LOC122048759 translates to MWIREHLYFNGFSKNYLNWIWHGAAAEKDRLNSSVNQEPTDNCHDDFETVNLCEAAYGNHTENPEPFMKFLEEAEKPLYKGCKRHTKLSALVKLYNTKARHGMSDALFSDLLADFGDILPDNHNLPSSIYEAKKTLSCLDLSHEKIHACSNDCILYRKQYKDCVSCPKCGLSRWKLTKKNVEKKGVPAKVVWYFPPILRFKRMFKSLETSRNLTWHADSTRVVGQLRHPVDSPSWKLVDHMWPDFGSEARNIRLALAADGINPHSNLSSRYSCWPIMLATYNLPPDMCMKRKFIMLTMLISGPKQPGNNIDVYLEVLVDDLQLLWEGVDGVYDAYRREVFTLKAVLLWTINDFPAYGNLSGCTTHGYYACPICGEDTYAKHLQNGKKMPFAGHRRFLPRFHPYRRQIKEFNGMEELGEAGRPLSGIKLFDKLSDITCEFGKKTSVKGKIRKKAKENIVEDIAEEKHCLDVMHIEKNVFESLINTLMNIKGKTKDNVAARLDMVQMGIKPQLAPKIGEKRTYLPPTACSFTKNERLQVCRSLMDIKVSEDFSSNMKNLVCMDEMKLSSLKSHDSHVIMQHFLPIVIRNSLPKYVRYAVIRLCFFFKDICCKIIDVAKLDKLQSDLIVTLCLLEQYFPPSFFDIMLHLTVHLVREVQLRGPVYFRWMYPFERCMKVLKSYVGSRKYPKGCIVRRYTAEEAVEFCSEYLNDLDPVGVPKSLRDINASIPGFSASNSSIIVQQIDLQQAHLTVLENTEEISPYIIEHKSFLKTMFPKKQKDARWIQDAHNKRFIDWFCAKQKIAKYDEPRVVEDTELHQDADGLAAAELRGETEIEEPPITGQKKTRGPTSMCRLIAAARWGKKSTIEYDDM